One genomic window of Fibrobacter sp. UWT2 includes the following:
- a CDS encoding MotA/TolQ/ExbB proton channel family protein, with amino-acid sequence MSNTHYIFLESLQNTYQAGGVVMLPILLAGVIGFYFLFSSWFRIGSDFFRADIHRVIKRMRLDLNGGNEEYEKNAEPPSVEKALRRLRKRGGLLGCELSYAIDVAKENPEGFRDYMQVRLAKTVRYMEQGNHIVSVMASAAPLLGLLGTVTGMVSTFEVITLYGNQNPVLMADGISEALISTQSGLLVAFPLTLLKQRLDERVEILRQKMELGATVIENYFVEKAEG; translated from the coding sequence ATGTCTAACACCCATTACATATTCCTGGAGTCTCTGCAGAACACTTACCAGGCGGGCGGCGTGGTCATGCTCCCGATCCTCTTGGCAGGCGTTATCGGATTCTACTTCCTGTTTTCGAGCTGGTTCCGCATCGGGAGTGATTTCTTCCGCGCTGACATTCACAGAGTCATCAAGCGTATGCGTCTTGACTTGAACGGCGGTAACGAAGAATACGAAAAGAATGCTGAACCCCCGAGCGTCGAAAAGGCGTTGCGCAGGCTTCGCAAGCGTGGCGGACTTTTGGGTTGCGAGCTGAGCTATGCGATTGATGTGGCGAAGGAAAACCCTGAAGGATTCCGCGACTACATGCAAGTGCGTCTCGCCAAGACGGTACGCTACATGGAACAAGGGAACCACATTGTGTCTGTGATGGCCTCGGCCGCACCGCTCCTGGGTTTGCTTGGAACCGTGACGGGCATGGTCTCGACCTTTGAAGTGATTACGCTTTACGGAAACCAGAACCCGGTGCTCATGGCCGATGGCATTTCCGAAGCGTTGATCTCGACGCAGAGTGGCTTGCTCGTGGCATTCCCGCTCACGCTTTTGAAACAGCGCCTGGATGAACGTGTTGAAATTTTGCGCCAGAAGATGGAACTCGGCGCGACTGTGATTGAAAACTATTTTGTGGAAAAGGCTGAAGGCTAG
- a CDS encoding DnaB-like helicase C-terminal domain-containing protein encodes MTHEKSTDGLGAMAAAEMAKAFRYYNYVREFYGYLCDSLDLVFEDDCNEFDPAYAPAEKEFPPTDGIDENSTARALALDKMARAIRAYETMQTIVAVFDEKSVENAAKNRGMMQDSHKFALTSIAEWFPMPSIWREFDESAQKWLDKYSGDAQSAVSLMEPLSLESTIHKIFAEQKECLEKFLPQKIEELKKLQTEMDSSYKGKADWSSQLRRGELTILAARSGVGMKTFALNVAENVALDDGKGVVYFDLNNSGAQRSEQLLCQRANVDYCKIDEDTLDKTEMKMLMTAVGEIIHSHLRIEDATDMSLTELARKARLYKQLKSLDVLIIDYLQLLKVQSNTNRDESLKRAAWTLKNLAVELHISILLLYPLGRETSAEQERPQLSDFIEIPGVTQEADAVWILDRAFTRTHREEDREKAELSIVKSGDNSEKNIPLRFTRKKGFALAEA; translated from the coding sequence ATGACACATGAAAAAAGTACAGATGGTTTAGGTGCTATGGCCGCAGCAGAAATGGCCAAGGCTTTCCGCTACTACAATTACGTGCGGGAGTTTTATGGTTACCTTTGCGATTCGCTGGATTTGGTCTTTGAAGACGACTGTAATGAATTCGACCCGGCGTATGCTCCGGCTGAGAAGGAGTTTCCGCCTACCGACGGAATAGATGAAAATTCTACCGCTAGGGCGCTTGCGCTTGACAAAATGGCTCGGGCTATTCGCGCCTATGAAACAATGCAGACAATCGTTGCGGTTTTTGACGAAAAGAGCGTTGAGAATGCAGCGAAAAATCGCGGAATGATGCAGGATTCCCACAAGTTCGCACTTACAAGTATCGCGGAATGGTTCCCGATGCCAAGTATCTGGCGGGAATTTGACGAATCAGCGCAAAAATGGCTTGACAAATATTCTGGCGATGCTCAAAGTGCTGTGTCGCTGATGGAGCCGCTTTCACTTGAATCTACAATTCACAAGATTTTCGCGGAGCAGAAGGAATGCCTTGAAAAATTTTTGCCGCAAAAAATTGAGGAACTAAAAAAGTTGCAGACTGAAATGGACTCTTCATACAAAGGTAAAGCGGATTGGTCAAGTCAACTTCGTCGAGGAGAATTGACAATTCTTGCGGCGCGATCGGGAGTTGGAATGAAAACGTTTGCATTGAACGTTGCAGAGAATGTGGCGTTGGATGACGGCAAGGGTGTCGTTTATTTCGATCTGAATAATAGCGGTGCGCAACGCAGCGAGCAACTCCTTTGCCAGCGTGCTAATGTGGACTATTGCAAAATTGATGAGGATACCCTCGATAAAACCGAGATGAAAATGCTCATGACGGCGGTGGGTGAAATCATACATTCGCATTTACGAATTGAAGACGCTACTGATATGAGTCTTACTGAACTTGCGCGAAAAGCAAGGCTTTACAAGCAGCTTAAATCACTAGATGTTCTGATTATCGATTACTTGCAGCTACTGAAGGTTCAATCGAACACGAATAGGGATGAGTCTCTAAAGAGGGCGGCTTGGACGCTGAAAAATCTTGCCGTGGAATTGCATATTTCTATTCTGCTCCTCTACCCGCTTGGCAGAGAAACGTCTGCTGAACAGGAACGGCCCCAGTTGTCTGACTTTATCGAAATTCCGGGCGTTACGCAAGAAGCCGATGCCGTTTGGATTCTTGACCGTGCCTTTACGCGCACCCACCGCGAAGAAGATAGAGAAAAAGCGGAACTCTCCATCGTCAAATCCGGTGACAACTCCGAGAAAAACATTCCCTTGCGCTTTACGCGCAAGAAAGGGTTTGCTTTGGCTGAAGCATGA
- a CDS encoding tetratricopeptide repeat protein — translation MERANALYRDGKFKQAITLYRKAESRGADPVATSFNIANSYYQLENLPEAAATYRKAIDFSNGAFSPALFNMASVYFRLKQYPECVAAYHRALKLEPENVSGWLYLGEAYSKTGDAVGALRAIEKAYQLDKEDISIVYQLSEANISLNDFERAVAVIREGYAAHPEEIDFLVYLGDVYRLNKQYEESAAAYREALGVRPDDPATMYKLADVLAEDNKPFVAMDVLNNLTQIKPDFSDAAIFLGNLAYDAKFLDRAEAAYELAAKQGNAEAVFGYKNMAYDAHAQKRDDEALRLLRTAQSYFPDDVTLQADILEFEKK, via the coding sequence ATGGAACGCGCGAATGCCCTTTACCGCGATGGAAAATTCAAGCAGGCCATTACGCTTTACCGCAAGGCTGAATCTCGCGGCGCCGACCCCGTCGCCACCAGTTTCAACATCGCGAATAGCTACTATCAGCTGGAAAACTTGCCCGAAGCCGCGGCCACTTACCGCAAGGCGATCGATTTTTCGAATGGTGCATTTTCGCCTGCGCTCTTCAACATGGCGAGCGTGTATTTTAGACTCAAGCAGTATCCGGAATGCGTGGCGGCGTATCATCGCGCGTTGAAACTGGAACCGGAAAATGTTTCCGGTTGGCTTTACTTAGGCGAAGCCTATAGTAAAACCGGCGACGCGGTCGGCGCCTTGCGTGCCATCGAAAAAGCTTACCAGCTTGACAAAGAAGACATTAGCATTGTGTACCAGCTTTCTGAAGCGAATATCTCCCTCAACGATTTCGAACGCGCCGTTGCTGTCATTCGCGAAGGCTATGCCGCCCACCCCGAAGAAATCGACTTTTTGGTTTATTTGGGTGACGTTTACCGTCTGAACAAGCAGTACGAAGAAAGCGCCGCTGCCTACCGCGAAGCGCTGGGGGTACGCCCTGATGATCCGGCGACCATGTACAAGCTCGCCGACGTTCTCGCCGAAGACAACAAGCCCTTTGTCGCGATGGATGTGCTCAATAACCTCACGCAAATCAAGCCTGACTTTAGCGACGCCGCCATCTTCCTCGGAAACCTGGCTTACGACGCCAAGTTCCTCGATCGCGCCGAAGCTGCCTACGAGCTCGCTGCCAAACAAGGTAACGCCGAAGCCGTATTCGGCTACAAGAACATGGCCTACGACGCACACGCCCAAAAGCGCGACGACGAAGCCCTGCGCCTGCTGCGCACCGCCCAGAGCTACTTCCCGGACGATGTCACCCTTCAGGCCGACATTCTGGAGTTTGAAAAGAAATAA
- a CDS encoding deoxyguanosinetriphosphate triphosphohydrolase family protein — translation MQWNADTKERIESRLNEKESSLAAYACKSAQAVRFHEAPEDLRPNFFHDADKIIHSYCYSRYIDKTQVFYLVENDHITHRVLHVQLVAKIARTIGRFLNLNEDLIEAISLGHDVGHTPFGHDGERIISAFLQEQGIGIFEHNVQSFRLFHDLEAYGKGLNLTAQVLDGIICHNGEILQNSYGCDRNKTPEKLLEEYRESLKGTFKSKDMVPMTLEGCVMRISDVIAYVGRDIEDAIILKLVERESLPREVTEVLGDKNSTIVDTLIKDLVNNSIDKETLSFSPAVFDALNRLKDWNYKNIYLNPKKSTQDEKIKTMFRTVLAECLEELGSDKKVTGINHWFNSMSAEYKDSTPKPRVVADYVSGMTDDYLMNAYKEIVIPKSFGISFK, via the coding sequence ATGCAATGGAATGCTGATACAAAAGAACGCATTGAATCTCGTCTGAACGAAAAGGAAAGCTCGCTTGCCGCATACGCCTGCAAGTCTGCTCAAGCGGTTCGTTTTCACGAGGCTCCAGAAGATCTCCGCCCGAACTTTTTTCACGATGCGGACAAGATTATTCATTCCTATTGCTACAGCCGCTACATTGACAAAACGCAAGTTTTTTACCTGGTCGAAAATGACCACATTACGCATCGCGTGCTCCACGTGCAACTGGTGGCGAAAATCGCAAGAACCATCGGACGATTCTTGAATTTGAACGAAGACCTGATCGAAGCAATTTCGTTAGGGCACGATGTTGGCCACACGCCTTTTGGCCACGATGGCGAACGTATTATTTCGGCTTTTCTGCAAGAACAAGGCATAGGCATTTTTGAACACAACGTTCAAAGTTTCCGCTTATTCCATGACCTCGAAGCTTACGGAAAAGGCTTGAACCTTACCGCACAAGTTCTCGACGGAATCATCTGCCACAACGGCGAAATCCTGCAGAACAGCTACGGCTGCGACCGCAACAAAACTCCCGAAAAGTTGCTGGAGGAATACCGCGAAAGTCTCAAGGGAACTTTTAAATCGAAAGATATGGTGCCGATGACGCTCGAAGGCTGCGTCATGCGCATCTCGGACGTGATTGCTTATGTTGGCCGCGACATCGAAGATGCTATCATCTTGAAACTGGTGGAACGCGAAAGCTTGCCCCGCGAAGTCACGGAAGTGCTTGGTGATAAGAATAGCACCATCGTGGATACGCTAATCAAGGATTTGGTCAATAACAGCATCGACAAGGAAACGCTCAGCTTTTCGCCGGCTGTTTTTGACGCTCTGAACCGCCTGAAAGATTGGAACTACAAGAACATCTACCTGAATCCGAAAAAGTCGACGCAAGACGAAAAAATCAAGACGATGTTCCGAACCGTTTTGGCGGAATGCCTCGAAGAACTCGGCTCCGACAAAAAAGTCACCGGCATCAATCACTGGTTCAATTCCATGAGCGCCGAATATAAAGATTCGACCCCCAAGCCGCGCGTTGTCGCCGACTATGTCTCCGGCATGACCGATGACTATCTGATGAACGCCTACAAGGAAATCGTCATTCCCAAGTCGTTCGGAATCAGTTTCAAGTAA
- a CDS encoding biopolymer transporter ExbD — protein sequence MEFNLPRRKQKDMGIEMGPLMDIVFILLIFFVVTSSFTRETGVDVTKPQAQSASQLEKENLLIAITREGTIHMNERQVDLASLQDILKQSLAKAPDREAVVIADKGAETGVLVQVIDMCNLAGVKKVSIAAQAE from the coding sequence ATGGAATTCAATTTGCCGAGAAGAAAGCAGAAAGACATGGGCATCGAAATGGGCCCGCTGATGGATATCGTGTTCATCTTGCTCATTTTCTTTGTGGTGACGTCTTCGTTTACGCGTGAAACGGGTGTGGACGTGACTAAGCCGCAAGCACAGTCTGCAAGCCAGCTCGAAAAGGAAAACTTGCTGATTGCCATTACGCGTGAAGGCACGATTCACATGAACGAACGCCAGGTAGACTTGGCAAGTTTGCAGGATATCTTGAAACAGTCGCTTGCGAAGGCTCCGGACCGTGAAGCGGTGGTGATTGCCGATAAGGGGGCTGAAACGGGCGTATTGGTGCAGGTGATTGACATGTGCAACTTGGCCGGAGTGAAAAAGGTTTCGATTGCGGCTCAGGCGGAGTAA
- a CDS encoding energy transducer TonB — protein MKRFSILLAAILASMLLVFSVTMANLFLTGKVFHEKKYNKTEIAIKKVDEVEKKVEKKKPARKPNRMKSNSRSPKAGPRFAMNLGAASGNGGAAVSRDLVADFRGGALSTEKGDVDKKPESRSMANFQVPPKIRDNEIDATLRLSFCVDVSGKAYDIKVLEESPAGSGLAQAGREALGRMTFTPAEKAGKAVPFCGMEQPFEVKFRD, from the coding sequence GTGAAGCGTTTTAGCATTTTGCTTGCGGCGATTCTCGCGAGTATGCTTCTCGTGTTCTCGGTGACGATGGCGAACTTGTTCCTGACGGGCAAGGTGTTCCACGAAAAGAAATACAACAAGACCGAAATCGCGATCAAGAAGGTCGACGAAGTCGAGAAAAAAGTCGAAAAGAAAAAGCCCGCACGCAAGCCGAATCGCATGAAGTCGAATTCCCGCTCGCCTAAGGCTGGCCCGCGTTTTGCAATGAATTTGGGTGCTGCTTCGGGTAACGGCGGCGCAGCCGTAAGCCGCGACTTGGTGGCTGATTTCCGCGGCGGTGCGCTCTCGACGGAGAAGGGCGATGTCGACAAAAAGCCTGAAAGTCGCAGCATGGCGAATTTCCAGGTGCCGCCCAAGATTCGCGATAACGAAATCGATGCAACACTCCGACTCAGTTTTTGCGTGGATGTAAGCGGCAAGGCTTACGATATCAAAGTGCTTGAAGAGTCTCCTGCCGGTTCTGGCCTTGCGCAAGCCGGTCGAGAGGCTCTTGGTCGCATGACGTTTACTCCTGCCGAAAAGGCGGGCAAGGCGGTGCCCTTCTGTGGTATGGAACAACCGTTCGAAGTGAAATTTAGAGACTAG
- a CDS encoding MBL fold metallo-hydrolase has translation MKKRFLPFIAMMASFAVFGCSDTKTSATGKTAEPAKTAAEKSAAPAENAAPAEAANVVQVAKTITLANGAKVTWIQDNQGEKLNPRSLFSDASDSLYASLNLPEGIPASVSTFLLQIDGKNILFDAGLGAFGGQTLDRLSALDVTPDKIDLIYLTHFHMDHIAGLVVKDSAGKDVKAFNNAAVYAGKVEYDAWMNDLPKNDLQKVVMGIYKDSLHLFAFGDSLPHGVLALDAVGHTPGHTAFQVSNLLVIGDLMHGYALQKDHPEINSNYDMDKEKSVESRKRLMQYARDNKLTMAGMHLPPPGFAE, from the coding sequence ATGAAGAAGCGTTTTCTCCCTTTCATTGCCATGATGGCATCTTTCGCCGTATTCGGCTGCAGTGACACCAAAACCTCCGCTACGGGAAAAACGGCAGAACCTGCCAAGACCGCTGCAGAAAAATCGGCAGCGCCGGCAGAAAATGCTGCCCCTGCAGAAGCGGCGAATGTTGTTCAGGTGGCAAAGACTATCACGCTTGCGAACGGAGCGAAAGTCACCTGGATTCAAGATAATCAGGGCGAGAAGCTGAACCCCCGCAGCCTCTTTAGCGATGCAAGCGACTCGCTGTATGCGAGTTTGAATTTGCCCGAAGGCATTCCCGCTTCGGTGAGCACTTTCCTGTTGCAGATCGATGGCAAGAACATCTTGTTTGATGCGGGCCTCGGCGCTTTCGGCGGCCAAACGTTGGATCGCCTCTCTGCGCTCGATGTCACTCCCGATAAAATCGATTTGATTTACTTGACGCATTTCCATATGGACCACATTGCTGGCCTCGTGGTGAAGGACTCTGCCGGCAAAGACGTGAAGGCTTTCAATAACGCAGCCGTTTACGCAGGCAAAGTGGAATATGATGCCTGGATGAATGATCTCCCGAAGAATGACTTGCAGAAAGTGGTCATGGGAATCTATAAAGATAGCTTGCACTTGTTCGCTTTCGGCGACAGCTTGCCGCATGGGGTGCTCGCGCTCGATGCCGTGGGTCATACTCCTGGCCACACCGCCTTCCAGGTTTCGAACCTGCTCGTGATTGGCGACTTGATGCACGGTTACGCCTTGCAGAAGGACCATCCTGAAATCAATTCCAATTATGACATGGACAAGGAAAAGTCCGTCGAAAGCCGCAAGCGCCTAATGCAATACGCCCGCGACAACAAACTCACCATGGCTGGCATGCACTTGCCGCCTCCGGGATTTGCGGAATAG
- a CDS encoding MotA/TolQ/ExbB proton channel family protein, with protein sequence MIDERQKTRDERVFERVILSEARQGAVEGSRAFLFATILFLSATSAFAWPWSGSGESKATAEDQARIKDSLQTEEVRNLQREVEALTRIRLQKADSLEKLEAEHWRKRYAESQLTEEHQAASRELDARYSKLSTDLGRVSEEVAASKSLTEEAEEKAQSEESAYDALNTQVKLSIDKTLGDAMGDYPVGMNGRLIRLKQASNEAEKATPNTIGAVQSYMDDLLIRHELTYTQFYGRETSQVGSRPDVNVNRLRLGTVFLGEVAQDNGDVQALLRSGALQGKVFEWNAALPPEMAGNVKQAVVQAGSAGESASPTVVIPLDVLQNKAIKNAITDTKELTMTEQFKEFFKKGGIVMYPLMLVAIFALLLCLERFLVLTFRGHLGRRFLKKLNALVKESRYEDAANLCLKKETSLSLVLFAVLNRARDKREDAERSLQEAMLREQPKLERRMGLLAAMGTIAPLLGLLGTVTGIITLFTVITEVGTNDARVLAGGISEALVTTETGLVIAIPVMILHGLLSEKIEKVTSEMYVQSTSLLNRIFGKEA encoded by the coding sequence ATGATAGACGAGAGACAAAAGACGAGAGACGAGAGAGTGTTTGAACGTGTCATCCTGAGCGAAGCCCGTCAGGGCGCAGTCGAAGGATCTAGAGCATTTTTGTTTGCAACGATCCTTTTCCTCTCGGCGACTTCTGCTTTTGCGTGGCCGTGGTCGGGCTCGGGCGAAAGCAAGGCGACTGCCGAAGACCAGGCACGAATCAAGGATTCCCTGCAGACTGAAGAAGTTCGCAACTTGCAGCGCGAAGTAGAGGCTTTGACCCGCATTCGCCTGCAGAAGGCCGATTCGCTTGAAAAGCTTGAAGCCGAACACTGGCGCAAGCGTTATGCCGAATCCCAACTGACCGAAGAACACCAGGCAGCATCGCGCGAACTGGATGCCCGCTATTCCAAACTTTCGACAGATCTTGGCCGCGTGAGCGAAGAAGTGGCGGCAAGCAAGAGCCTGACCGAAGAAGCCGAAGAAAAGGCTCAGTCCGAAGAATCTGCTTACGATGCATTGAATACGCAGGTGAAACTTTCGATCGACAAGACGCTTGGCGATGCCATGGGCGATTACCCGGTGGGCATGAATGGTCGCTTGATTCGCCTGAAGCAAGCTTCTAACGAAGCCGAAAAGGCAACGCCGAATACGATTGGTGCGGTGCAGAGCTACATGGACGATTTGCTGATCCGCCATGAATTGACTTATACGCAGTTCTACGGTCGCGAAACTTCGCAGGTGGGCAGTCGCCCCGATGTGAACGTGAACCGTTTGCGCTTGGGTACCGTGTTCCTCGGCGAAGTCGCGCAGGACAATGGCGATGTGCAGGCATTGCTCCGCTCTGGCGCCTTGCAGGGTAAGGTGTTTGAATGGAATGCTGCGCTCCCGCCTGAAATGGCTGGTAACGTTAAGCAGGCTGTGGTACAGGCAGGTTCTGCTGGCGAAAGTGCTTCGCCGACGGTCGTGATTCCGCTGGATGTGCTCCAGAATAAGGCAATCAAGAATGCGATTACCGACACCAAGGAACTCACGATGACCGAACAGTTCAAGGAATTCTTCAAGAAGGGCGGTATCGTGATGTACCCGCTCATGCTGGTGGCGATCTTTGCGTTGCTCCTTTGCTTGGAACGCTTCCTGGTATTGACTTTCCGCGGACATTTGGGCCGCCGCTTCTTGAAAAAGTTGAATGCGCTTGTCAAGGAATCCCGTTACGAAGACGCTGCGAATCTTTGCCTGAAAAAGGAAACGAGCCTTTCGCTGGTCCTGTTTGCGGTGCTGAATCGTGCCCGCGATAAGCGCGAAGACGCCGAGCGCTCTCTGCAAGAAGCGATGCTCCGTGAACAGCCGAAATTGGAACGCCGCATGGGCCTCTTGGCTGCCATGGGAACGATCGCTCCGCTGCTTGGCTTGCTCGGTACGGTGACCGGTATCATTACGCTCTTTACCGTGATTACCGAAGTCGGCACGAACGACGCACGCGTTTTGGCAGGCGGTATTTCCGAAGCCCTGGTGACGACGGAAACGGGCCTTGTGATTGCCATTCCGGTGATGATTTTGCACGGCCTCTTGAGCGAAAAAATTGAAAAGGTCACGAGCGAAATGTATGTGCAGAGTACCTCGCTATTGAACAGAATTTTCGGGAAGGAAGCGTAA